A portion of the Tenacibaculum todarodis genome contains these proteins:
- the recR gene encoding recombination mediator RecR, translating into MDFSSKLLENAVNEVSRLPGIGKRTALRLVLHLLKQPSENTKFLTEALSGLRENVNSCEKCHNISDTVICAICSNPNRNASLVCVVEDIRDVMAIESTAQFRGLYHVLGGKISPIEGIGPQNLQIESLVHKVKEGEIKELIFALSSTMEGDTTNFYIYKQIESYDVITSTIARGISVGDELEYADEVTLGRSIVNRIPFEQSIKS; encoded by the coding sequence ATGGATTTTTCTTCAAAACTTCTTGAAAATGCTGTAAATGAAGTTTCTCGTTTACCAGGAATAGGTAAAAGAACTGCGCTTCGTTTGGTGTTGCATTTACTAAAACAACCTTCAGAAAATACAAAATTTTTAACCGAAGCGTTGTCTGGACTACGTGAAAACGTAAATTCTTGTGAGAAATGTCATAATATTTCAGACACAGTTATTTGTGCTATTTGTAGCAATCCTAATAGAAATGCTTCTTTGGTTTGTGTGGTTGAAGATATTAGAGATGTAATGGCAATTGAAAGTACAGCGCAATTTAGAGGTTTGTACCATGTTTTAGGTGGAAAAATTTCTCCGATTGAAGGAATTGGTCCTCAAAATTTACAAATAGAGTCTTTAGTACATAAAGTAAAAGAAGGAGAAATTAAAGAACTAATTTTTGCACTAAGTTCTACTATGGAAGGCGATACAACCAACTTTTATATTTACAAACAAATTGAAAGTTACGATGTAATAACGTCTACTATTGCACGTGGAATTTCCGTTGGTGACGAATTAGAATACGCAGACGAGGTTACTTTAGGACGAAGTATTGTTAATAGAATTCCTTTTGAACAGAGTATTAAGAGTTAG
- a CDS encoding sodium:solute symporter has product MQPLHIILLIVAYFSVLILISYLTGKSANNETFFKANNSSPWYLVAFGMIGASLSGVTFISVPGWVEAQQLSYMQMVLGYVVGYAIIGLVLLPLYYRLNLTSIYTYLQDRFGNYSYKTGASFFLLSRTIGAAFRLFLVANVLQLLLFDAYGIPFWVTVTITILLIWLYTFKGGIKTIVWTDTLQTLFMLIAVGVCIYVISDELQISNLFSYVADSELSKTFFFDDFKAGNYFWKRFFSGAFIAIVMTGLDQDMMQKNLTCRNLKDAQKNMFWFTIVLVIVNFFFLALGILLTDFAQKNGIDAHKDLLFPTIAGKGHLGLAAALFFLLGLIAAAYSSADSALTSLTTSFSIDIVEIDKKKEKNEQEKIRKKIHVIFSFILIAVILIFKYFIADESVIAKIFTFAGYTYGPLLGLYAFGLFTKLKVKDKLVPIICILSPFIAYGINEITKTKFGFDFEFFILVLNGLITFIGLYLIKSSKN; this is encoded by the coding sequence ATGCAACCACTTCATATAATACTATTAATTGTAGCCTATTTTTCTGTATTAATTTTAATTTCTTACCTAACAGGAAAATCAGCAAATAACGAAACTTTTTTTAAAGCCAACAACTCGTCGCCTTGGTATTTAGTAGCTTTTGGTATGATTGGTGCTTCGCTTTCTGGCGTAACATTTATTTCCGTTCCTGGTTGGGTAGAAGCACAACAATTAAGTTATATGCAAATGGTTTTGGGTTATGTTGTTGGTTATGCAATTATTGGCTTGGTGCTACTTCCACTCTATTATCGATTAAATTTAACTTCAATTTACACCTATTTACAAGATAGATTTGGTAATTATTCCTATAAAACTGGAGCTTCATTCTTCTTATTATCAAGAACAATTGGCGCAGCTTTTAGACTATTTTTAGTTGCCAATGTTTTACAATTATTATTGTTTGATGCTTACGGAATTCCATTTTGGGTAACCGTAACCATTACCATTTTATTAATTTGGCTGTACACTTTTAAAGGCGGAATAAAAACTATAGTTTGGACAGACACATTACAAACGCTTTTTATGTTAATTGCAGTGGGAGTTTGTATTTATGTGATTTCTGATGAATTACAAATCTCAAATTTATTCAGTTATGTTGCCGATAGCGAATTGTCTAAAACCTTCTTTTTTGATGATTTTAAAGCCGGAAATTACTTTTGGAAACGCTTTTTCTCAGGTGCATTTATTGCCATTGTAATGACAGGTTTAGACCAAGATATGATGCAAAAAAACTTAACGTGCCGCAATTTAAAAGACGCTCAAAAAAACATGTTTTGGTTTACAATTGTTTTAGTAATTGTCAACTTTTTCTTTTTAGCTTTAGGTATTTTACTAACCGATTTTGCTCAAAAAAACGGAATAGACGCTCACAAAGATTTATTATTTCCAACCATTGCAGGTAAAGGTCATTTAGGTTTGGCGGCCGCATTGTTCTTTTTACTTGGTTTAATTGCCGCAGCATATTCAAGCGCAGATTCTGCTTTAACATCATTAACAACCTCTTTTTCTATTGATATTGTAGAGATTGATAAAAAGAAAGAAAAAAACGAACAAGAGAAAATTAGAAAGAAAATTCATGTAATATTTTCTTTTATTTTGATTGCTGTAATTCTAATTTTCAAATACTTTATTGCTGATGAAAGTGTGATTGCAAAAATATTCACGTTTGCGGGTTATACCTACGGACCTTTATTAGGTTTATATGCCTTCGGATTATTTACAAAACTGAAAGTTAAAGACAAATTAGTTCCAATCATCTGTATTTTATCACCGTTTATTGCCTACGGAATTAACGAAATTACCAAAACCAAATTTGGTTTCGATTTTGAGTTTTTTATTCTCGTCTTAAACGGTTTAATCACTTTTATTGGACTATATTTAATTAAATCCTCAAAGAATTAA
- a CDS encoding NADH:flavin oxidoreductase produces the protein MIKSNTPITFPCGAVMKNKFMLAPLTNQQSHENGQLSDDEFKWLTMRAKGNFGLVMTCASHVQEIGKGFPGQLGIFSDVLNEGHIKLSSAIKEHGSLAVIQLHHAGMRTPSELIGENPVCPSDNEKTKARALTLNEVKQLREDFINAAIRAKKCGYDGVEVHGAHGYILTQFLSSEINKRTDEYGGNLTNRARLLFEIVEGIREQCGKEFLLGVRLSPERFGMDIDEIKTVCQNLVNLNKIDFLDISLWDVFKMPHEEKYQEISLLEHFKSIDFKNVKWTVAGKISNAKDVQKVLDNDVDFVSIGTSAILHHNFPQLVIENPDFSPVEVPISKEHLKKEGLSETFITYLKRWPDFVK, from the coding sequence ATGATAAAATCAAACACTCCAATTACTTTTCCATGTGGTGCAGTCATGAAAAACAAATTCATGTTAGCTCCTTTAACCAACCAACAAAGTCATGAAAACGGACAACTTTCTGATGATGAATTTAAGTGGTTAACTATGCGAGCAAAAGGAAATTTTGGTTTGGTTATGACTTGTGCTTCTCACGTTCAAGAAATTGGAAAAGGATTTCCAGGTCAGTTAGGTATTTTTAGCGATGTTTTAAATGAAGGTCATATAAAACTTTCTTCCGCTATAAAAGAACATGGAAGTTTAGCCGTAATTCAATTACATCATGCAGGAATGAGAACTCCTTCAGAATTAATTGGAGAAAATCCAGTTTGTCCTTCAGATAATGAAAAAACAAAAGCGCGTGCACTTACTTTAAATGAAGTAAAACAATTACGAGAAGATTTTATCAACGCAGCAATTAGAGCAAAAAAATGTGGTTATGATGGTGTTGAAGTTCATGGTGCGCACGGATATATTTTAACGCAATTTTTAAGTTCTGAAATAAATAAAAGAACCGATGAATATGGAGGTAACTTAACAAATAGAGCTCGGTTGTTATTTGAAATTGTTGAAGGAATTAGAGAACAATGTGGTAAAGAGTTTTTACTTGGTGTAAGATTGTCTCCAGAAAGATTTGGAATGGATATTGACGAAATAAAAACTGTTTGTCAAAATCTTGTAAATTTGAATAAAATTGATTTTTTAGATATTTCTTTATGGGATGTTTTTAAAATGCCACACGAAGAAAAATATCAAGAAATATCTTTACTCGAGCACTTTAAAAGTATCGACTTTAAAAATGTAAAATGGACAGTTGCTGGAAAAATAAGCAACGCTAAAGACGTTCAAAAAGTTTTAGACAACGATGTAGATTTTGTTTCTATTGGAACATCAGCAATTTTACATCATAATTTCCCTCAATTAGTTATTGAAAATCCAGATTTTAGTCCTGTTGAAGTTCCAATTTCTAAAGAACATCTTAAAAAAGAAGGACTAAGTGAAACTTTTATTACTTATTTAAAAAGATGGCCAGATTTTGTAAAATAA